One region of uncultured Sulfurimonas sp. genomic DNA includes:
- a CDS encoding ComF family protein has product MKCVLCESLSFTHICNYCQETFLTPSIYKRRILNNIEVISFYKYKDIKDLLHTKHTDIGYYIYTILAQNSLKNFAQNFEFSDAISSIAIDDNVKSGYSHTAILNKSLKSKYIQPEFHKLRAKNSVSYSGKSKEFRLMNPRDFVFEDVLNKDIIIVDDIITTGSTLSQAIYATNKSSKNALFCLTLADASVK; this is encoded by the coding sequence ATGAAGTGCGTGTTGTGTGAGAGTCTATCTTTCACACACATTTGCAACTATTGTCAAGAAACTTTTTTAACTCCTAGCATCTACAAACGCCGCATCCTAAACAACATCGAAGTTATCTCTTTTTATAAATATAAAGATATTAAAGATTTACTTCATACAAAGCACACTGATATTGGTTACTATATTTATACTATTCTTGCTCAAAATTCTTTAAAAAATTTTGCTCAAAACTTTGAGTTCTCAGATGCCATAAGCTCTATTGCCATCGATGATAATGTAAAAAGTGGCTATTCACATACAGCCATCTTAAACAAATCATTAAAAAGCAAATACATTCAACCTGAATTTCACAAACTAAGAGCAAAAAACTCTGTCTCTTACTCTGGTAAAAGTAAAGAGTTTAGACTTATGAATCCTAGAGATTTTGTATTTGAAGATGTTTTAAACAAAGATATTATAATTGTTGATGATATCATCACAACAGGTTCGACTCTATCTCAAGCCATATACGCTACAAATAAAAGTTCCAAAAATGCCTTATTTTGCCTAACTTTGGCAGATGCAAGTGTTAAATAA
- a CDS encoding TonB-dependent receptor, with translation MKKLFFIFITTACLFAQELMLDNLLQKYEDSESLYKSTKKESAGFLLVYSREDLVAMQAYNLKDILKTVRMYTLQIHNMGIQKLQTAGSGKTSMPPIKLYIDNYEVATSLQNNAIEIYGDMDIYFVDHIEIYQGGSSISLGNQPGSMVIKLYSKTPSRENSSSAQVSIDSKSGGDFRAVDAGTFGDYEYLFYADAAKMNYDKTDRNSQELSRDAKRYQAHFQLSQANNFEIVIDGIKKQTDVFNGFGSAPLGDNNSLSYGYISATKFLKDDLKISLSLAHEVKKVQNSDANGIPLPNSTLGNNFEADVHSNIYKVSIDKKIIHENSDLLLGAQFQQRHFNVHEYKGVNITPNFGPKKLDTYMLYLEELYNINKNHLLSFSAKVDYYKDEFNKDSTEYSLRLGYTALFNNEWSAKLFGIRRPSHQNTLQTSFTPPTYLPNPDLKSSSIDTFSGEIEYNDKKNRALFGYAYKTSNDTIVFDGVSKKYINAKDTVYFNRIYIRGEHKFDFQNKIIVEYYKAYKDVYASSGSGVLVQAFNKFGKFTIYNELIYREGYSVNYGLTDVNVDEGYEYTLGVIYPVSKNIDIKVKGENLLDMASETSIDPLEEVKVPATEKRVLLTMEYTF, from the coding sequence ATGAAAAAACTTTTTTTTATATTTATAACTACAGCTTGTTTATTTGCACAAGAGTTGATGCTTGATAATCTACTGCAAAAGTATGAAGACTCAGAATCTCTTTATAAGAGTACAAAAAAAGAGAGTGCAGGATTTTTGCTCGTATACTCAAGAGAAGATTTAGTTGCTATGCAAGCATACAATCTAAAAGATATTTTAAAAACTGTTCGTATGTACACACTTCAAATTCACAATATGGGGATTCAAAAACTTCAAACAGCTGGATCTGGAAAAACTTCGATGCCTCCCATAAAACTCTATATTGACAACTATGAAGTAGCTACTTCACTTCAAAATAATGCCATAGAAATATATGGAGATATGGATATCTACTTTGTAGATCACATAGAAATATATCAAGGTGGAAGCTCAATATCTCTTGGCAATCAGCCAGGCTCTATGGTTATTAAACTATACTCAAAAACTCCATCAAGAGAAAACAGCAGTTCTGCTCAAGTAAGTATTGATTCAAAATCAGGTGGAGATTTTAGAGCTGTAGATGCTGGAACTTTTGGAGATTATGAGTATCTTTTTTATGCAGATGCAGCGAAAATGAACTACGATAAAACTGATAGAAATTCACAAGAATTATCTCGAGATGCAAAAAGATATCAAGCACATTTTCAACTCTCTCAAGCAAATAATTTTGAAATAGTAATTGATGGTATAAAAAAACAAACAGACGTCTTCAATGGTTTTGGAAGTGCACCCTTAGGAGATAATAATTCGCTATCTTATGGCTATATAAGCGCTACAAAATTTTTAAAAGATGATTTAAAAATCTCTCTTAGCCTTGCACATGAAGTAAAAAAAGTTCAAAACAGTGATGCAAATGGCATACCTTTACCAAATTCAACTCTTGGAAACAATTTTGAAGCAGATGTACACTCAAACATCTACAAAGTCTCTATAGATAAAAAAATCATACATGAAAATAGTGACTTACTATTGGGCGCTCAATTTCAACAACGCCATTTTAATGTTCACGAATATAAAGGAGTAAATATTACTCCAAATTTTGGTCCAAAAAAACTAGATACATATATGTTATATCTTGAAGAACTTTATAACATAAACAAAAATCATTTACTATCTTTTAGTGCTAAAGTAGATTACTACAAAGATGAATTTAACAAAGATTCTACAGAGTATTCTCTAAGATTAGGTTACACAGCTCTTTTTAACAATGAATGGAGTGCTAAACTTTTTGGCATAAGAAGACCATCGCATCAAAATACGCTACAAACATCATTTACACCACCAACCTATCTGCCAAATCCAGATTTAAAAAGTTCTTCAATAGATACATTTAGTGGTGAGATAGAATATAACGACAAAAAAAACAGAGCCCTTTTTGGTTACGCATATAAAACATCTAACGACACTATTGTTTTTGATGGAGTTAGCAAAAAGTATATAAATGCAAAAGACACCGTATACTTTAATCGTATCTATATAAGAGGTGAGCATAAGTTTGATTTTCAAAATAAGATAATAGTTGAGTATTATAAAGCATACAAAGATGTATATGCATCTTCGGGATCTGGTGTTTTAGTTCAAGCTTTCAATAAGTTTGGCAAATTTACTATTTATAATGAGTTAATTTATAGAGAGGGATATAGTGTTAATTATGGATTAACAGATGTCAATGTAGATGAGGGTTACGAGTACACACTTGGTGTGATTTACCCTGTGAGTAAAAACATAGACATAAAAGTTAAGGGAGAAAATCTTTTAGATATGGCTAGTGAGACTTCTATTGACCCTTTAGAAGAGGTAAAAGTTCCAGCTACTGAAAAAAGAGTTCTACTAACTATGGAGTACACTTTTTAG
- a CDS encoding EAL domain-containing protein: protein MVKKREFILFLLLFLLGIFFIYIYFYIKKAQDEIFSRIQSNKIVNVTSVLKNIEKNILEKNSIKNDKELLSLLSNKDTRENYEEKISLFITSDIKYIYLLYKDEEDRFRFLLDASKEDKANFYQKFDVFDSEYSEVYKDATPKIIKQYDMENLYLTYLYPIKKSGKVLGVISVDITTEIQRTILKLIKPLETFFIVLIIFIFLLMMMTIIQVFHYFRTRKKIFTDPLTQMYNRNYLQEISPRLNLNSYSIAMLDLDRFKIINDIYGHKAGDLVLSQSSLIIKNSIRDNDILIRYGGEEFLLLIYNRNSKNTSLEICERIRENINKHQFNYETNIIDMQVSIGIHENPASEKNLNEAIKIADKMLYIAKKEGRNRVVYYNEQSKNTNLSKSKDIDFVKQAIEDERVKCFYQPIYNKDSNEIVKYEALVRIIDKNNNIIPPAFFLGGLKHTNIHYKLTQRILSIVFDKFKDSKESVSININFSDLINEDIEKTITDKFTKDPELASRVTFEILESDEIDNIKLFKEKIALLHKLNSTVSIDDFGSGYSNFKTILDIEANFLKIDGSLIKNIDKNDKDFKVVKSIVHFAKEAKMKTIAEFVHSKEVYDKLEDLGIDYMQGYYIGKPSKELLTPSELFA, encoded by the coding sequence ATGGTAAAAAAAAGAGAATTCATCCTATTTCTTTTACTATTTCTTTTAGGTATATTTTTTATATATATTTATTTTTATATTAAAAAAGCTCAAGATGAAATTTTTAGCAGAATACAATCCAATAAAATAGTAAATGTAACATCTGTACTAAAAAATATAGAAAAAAATATCCTTGAAAAAAATTCTATTAAAAATGATAAAGAGCTATTGTCTTTACTATCAAATAAAGATACTAGAGAAAATTATGAAGAAAAAATATCTCTGTTTATAACATCAGATATAAAGTATATCTATCTTCTTTATAAAGATGAAGAAGATAGATTTAGATTTTTGTTAGATGCTTCAAAAGAAGATAAAGCAAATTTTTACCAAAAATTTGATGTTTTTGATTCAGAGTATTCAGAAGTTTACAAAGATGCAACTCCAAAAATTATAAAACAATATGATATGGAAAACTTATACTTAACTTATCTATATCCTATTAAAAAATCTGGCAAAGTTCTCGGCGTCATAAGTGTTGATATAACAACTGAAATTCAAAGAACCATACTAAAACTCATAAAACCCTTAGAGACATTTTTTATTGTGCTTATTATCTTTATATTTTTACTTATGATGATGACTATCATACAGGTATTTCACTACTTTAGAACAAGAAAAAAAATATTTACAGACCCTCTAACGCAGATGTACAACAGAAATTATCTCCAAGAAATATCTCCAAGATTAAACCTCAACAGCTACTCTATTGCGATGCTAGACCTAGATAGGTTTAAAATCATCAATGATATTTACGGTCATAAAGCTGGTGATTTAGTACTCTCTCAAAGTAGTTTAATTATAAAAAATTCTATTAGAGACAATGATATACTTATTCGTTATGGAGGAGAGGAGTTTTTACTGCTTATCTACAATAGAAACTCAAAAAATACATCTTTAGAAATATGTGAGCGTATCAGAGAAAATATCAATAAACATCAGTTTAACTATGAAACAAATATAATAGATATGCAAGTTTCTATCGGTATTCATGAAAATCCTGCATCTGAGAAAAATTTAAATGAGGCTATTAAAATAGCAGACAAAATGCTATATATAGCAAAAAAAGAGGGTAGAAATAGGGTTGTTTATTATAATGAGCAATCAAAAAACACTAATCTATCAAAATCTAAAGATATTGATTTTGTAAAACAAGCCATAGAAGATGAACGTGTTAAATGTTTTTACCAACCAATCTACAATAAAGACTCAAATGAAATAGTAAAATACGAAGCCTTAGTCAGAATCATAGATAAAAATAACAATATAATACCTCCAGCTTTCTTCCTTGGAGGACTTAAACATACAAATATACACTATAAACTAACTCAAAGAATTTTATCTATAGTTTTTGATAAGTTTAAAGATTCTAAAGAATCAGTTAGTATAAATATAAACTTCTCAGACCTTATAAATGAAGATATAGAAAAAACTATTACAGATAAATTTACTAAAGATCCTGAGCTTGCATCTAGAGTAACTTTTGAGATTTTAGAGAGTGATGAGATAGACAATATAAAGCTATTTAAAGAAAAAATAGCCCTACTTCATAAGCTAAACTCTACTGTTTCTATAGATGATTTTGGAAGTGGTTATTCTAACTTTAAAACCATTCTTGATATAGAAGCTAACTTTTTAAAAATTGATGGCTCTTTAATAAAAAATATAGATAAAAACGACAAAGATTTCAAAGTTGTAAAAAGCATTGTACACTTTGCAAAAGAAGCAAAAATGAAAACAATCGCCGAATTTGTTCACTCAAAAGAAGTCTATGACAAACTAGAAGATTTAGGTATTGATTATATGCAGGGTTATTATATTGGCAAACCTTCTAAAGAGTTATTGACTCCAAGTGAACTCTTTGCTTAG
- the grpE gene encoding nucleotide exchange factor GrpE, which translates to MSQEKDEELQTQSQVNEEENSELKNDEAEAEAEAVENEFDLLQEELLALKDKYARVHADFDNIKKRLEREKYTAVEYSNEKFAKDMIPVMDALQMAMSSTASEANSDELLGKLKEGIELTIKQFKTSLEKHGVTMVSHDEPFDPNIHNAVQSVDSEDVESGQIVQTFQTGYKYKERPLREAMVIVAK; encoded by the coding sequence ATGTCACAAGAAAAAGATGAAGAATTACAAACACAATCTCAAGTAAATGAAGAAGAAAATAGTGAGCTTAAAAATGATGAAGCTGAGGCTGAGGCTGAAGCAGTAGAGAATGAGTTTGACTTACTTCAAGAAGAATTACTGGCTCTAAAAGATAAGTATGCAAGGGTTCATGCTGATTTTGATAACATCAAAAAAAGACTTGAACGTGAAAAATACACTGCGGTTGAATATTCTAATGAGAAGTTTGCTAAAGATATGATTCCTGTTATGGACGCATTGCAAATGGCTATGAGTTCAACAGCATCTGAAGCAAATTCTGATGAACTTTTAGGAAAACTAAAAGAGGGTATAGAGCTGACAATCAAACAATTCAAAACCTCTTTAGAAAAGCATGGTGTTACGATGGTTTCTCACGATGAACCATTTGATCCAAACATTCACAACGCTGTTCAAAGTGTTGATAGTGAAGATGTAGAGAGCGGACAAATCGTCCAAACTTTTCAAACAGGTTATAAGTACAAAGAAAGACCTTTGCGTGAAGCAATGGTTATAGTTGCAAAATAA
- the dnaK gene encoding molecular chaperone DnaK, which translates to MSKVIGIDLGTTNSCVAVYEGGEAKIIPNKEGKNTTPSVVAFTDKGEVLVGDPAKRQAITNPEKTISSIKRIMGLMMNEENAKAAHDKVTYNIVDKDGSAAVDVAGKIYTPQEISAKILSKLKEDAEAYIGSTVTDAVITVPAYFNDAQRKATKDAGTIAGLNVLRIINEPTASALAYGLESKAEENVLVYDLGGGTFDVTVLEISDGTFEVLSTDGNAFLGGDDFDNKIVDFLNTEFKNSHGINLKNDKMALQRLKDAAENAKKELSSSTETEINLPFITMTEAGPQHLVIKLTRAKFEGMIASLVAETIDHIKVAMKEADLSNGDIKEIIMVGGSTRVPAAQEAVSKYFGGKALNKGVNPDEVVAAGAAIQGGVLRGDVKDVLLLDVTPLSLGIETLGGVATKIIEKGTTIPVKKSQVFSTAEDNQPAVSISVVQGEREFAKDNKSLGLFELGDIPAAPRGVPQIEVTFDIDANGILTVSSTDKGTGKSQSITISGSSGLSEEEINKMVQDAEENKAADGTRKAMVDLRNQADALIAQSEKSLTEMGEKIEADEKAKIETAITELKDVLKDDSATKEQIEEKVKVLTEASHKMAEQMYKQDQGGAEQSGEANGKKKKDDEDVIDAEIE; encoded by the coding sequence ATGTCAAAAGTTATTGGTATAGATTTAGGAACAACAAATTCATGTGTAGCAGTTTATGAGGGTGGTGAAGCTAAAATCATTCCAAATAAAGAGGGTAAAAACACAACTCCATCAGTAGTTGCTTTTACAGATAAAGGTGAAGTTTTAGTAGGTGATCCTGCAAAACGTCAAGCTATCACAAACCCAGAGAAAACTATCTCTTCTATTAAAAGAATTATGGGTCTTATGATGAATGAAGAAAATGCTAAAGCTGCACACGATAAAGTAACTTACAATATCGTTGATAAAGATGGCTCAGCAGCAGTTGATGTAGCAGGAAAAATTTATACTCCTCAAGAAATTTCAGCTAAGATTCTTTCTAAATTAAAAGAAGATGCAGAAGCTTATATTGGTTCAACTGTAACTGACGCTGTTATTACAGTTCCAGCTTACTTCAATGATGCACAAAGAAAAGCAACTAAAGATGCTGGTACTATTGCTGGTTTAAATGTTCTTCGTATTATCAATGAGCCAACTGCATCTGCACTTGCTTATGGACTAGAAAGTAAAGCTGAAGAAAACGTACTTGTTTATGACCTTGGTGGTGGTACATTTGACGTTACAGTTTTAGAAATTTCAGATGGTACTTTTGAAGTTTTATCAACTGATGGTAATGCATTTTTAGGTGGTGACGACTTTGATAATAAAATCGTTGATTTCTTAAATACTGAGTTTAAAAACTCTCATGGTATTAATCTTAAAAACGACAAAATGGCTCTTCAACGTCTTAAAGATGCTGCAGAAAATGCTAAGAAAGAACTTTCAAGTTCAACTGAAACAGAGATTAACTTACCGTTTATCACTATGACAGAAGCAGGACCACAACACCTTGTTATCAAACTTACTCGTGCAAAATTTGAGGGTATGATTGCTTCACTTGTTGCTGAAACAATTGATCACATCAAAGTAGCAATGAAAGAAGCAGATTTAAGCAATGGCGACATTAAAGAAATCATCATGGTTGGTGGTTCTACTCGTGTGCCAGCTGCACAGGAAGCTGTTTCTAAATACTTCGGCGGAAAAGCACTTAACAAAGGTGTTAATCCTGATGAAGTTGTAGCTGCTGGTGCTGCTATTCAAGGTGGTGTTTTAAGAGGAGATGTTAAAGATGTTCTTCTTTTAGATGTTACTCCATTATCACTAGGTATTGAAACTTTAGGTGGTGTTGCTACTAAGATTATTGAAAAAGGAACTACTATTCCTGTTAAAAAATCTCAAGTATTCTCAACTGCAGAAGACAATCAACCTGCTGTTAGCATCTCAGTTGTTCAAGGTGAAAGAGAGTTCGCTAAAGACAATAAGTCACTAGGACTTTTTGAACTTGGAGATATTCCAGCAGCACCAAGAGGTGTACCTCAAATCGAAGTTACATTTGACATCGATGCAAATGGTATCCTAACGGTTTCTTCTACTGACAAAGGTACAGGTAAATCTCAGTCAATCACTATCTCTGGTTCATCAGGACTAAGTGAAGAAGAGATTAACAAAATGGTTCAAGATGCAGAAGAAAACAAAGCAGCAGATGGAACAAGAAAAGCAATGGTTGATTTAAGAAATCAAGCAGATGCACTTATAGCTCAGAGTGAAAAATCTTTAACAGAGATGGGTGAAAAAATCGAAGCTGATGAAAAAGCTAAAATTGAAACTGCTATAACTGAACTTAAAGATGTTTTAAAAGATGATTCTGCAACTAAAGAACAGATTGAAGAGAAAGTAAAAGTACTTACAGAAGCTTCTCATAAAATGGCTGAGCAAATGTATAAACAAGATCAAGGTGGTGCTGAACAATCTGGTGAGGCTAATGGGAAAAAGAAAAAAGATGACGAAGATGTTATCGATGCAGAGATAGAATAA
- a CDS encoding nitrous oxide reductase accessory protein NosL, with protein MIKISLAIVVAFLMVACTAEKKPSIKSSMYQSVNPQEATLVQTGKNKESCVRCGMNLIMYYKTSHAAEHDSKHYQYCSIHCLEDHLGEGITLKNPQVVDVDSLKLIPVGKAHYVVGSEKRGTMTRVSKYAFLDKEMAKKFQAKYGGEIMDFNGALAKAKEDFK; from the coding sequence ATGATAAAAATAAGTTTAGCAATAGTAGTTGCTTTTTTAATGGTGGCTTGTACAGCTGAGAAAAAACCAAGTATAAAATCAAGTATGTACCAATCGGTAAATCCACAAGAAGCTACTCTGGTTCAAACAGGTAAAAATAAAGAGTCCTGTGTTAGATGTGGGATGAATTTAATCATGTACTATAAAACAAGTCATGCTGCAGAACATGATTCTAAGCACTATCAATACTGTTCTATTCACTGTTTAGAAGATCATTTAGGTGAGGGTATAACTCTAAAAAATCCACAAGTTGTTGATGTAGATTCATTAAAGCTTATCCCAGTTGGAAAGGCTCATTATGTTGTTGGAAGTGAAAAAAGAGGTACAATGACTAGAGTTAGCAAGTATGCTTTTTTAGATAAAGAGATGGCGAAAAAATTTCAAGCTAAATATGGTGGAGAAATTATGGATTTTAATGGAGCTTTAGCAAAAGCAAAAGAGGATTTTAAATAA
- a CDS encoding redoxin domain-containing protein has translation MKQKIKKYLKEIITFIIFITIFANIISIYKSRDLNKTPLQNINVTLLNMQNYSYPKDKPILIHFWATWCPTCKLESSNIETISENFEVLTIAVNSGDDNDLKKYMHEKGLSYKVYNDTNGFFAQEFKISAYPTTFIYNKNKELVFSEVGFTSTFGLWLRMWWAGI, from the coding sequence ATGAAACAAAAAATAAAAAAATATCTAAAAGAGATTATTACATTTATTATATTTATAACAATATTTGCTAATATTATTAGCATCTACAAAAGTAGAGATTTAAATAAAACTCCCCTTCAAAATATTAATGTAACTCTTTTAAATATGCAAAATTATTCTTATCCAAAAGACAAGCCTATCTTAATACACTTTTGGGCTACTTGGTGTCCTACTTGTAAGCTAGAGTCATCAAATATAGAAACTATCTCTGAAAACTTTGAAGTTCTTACTATCGCTGTTAATTCAGGTGATGACAATGACTTAAAAAAATATATGCATGAGAAAGGTTTAAGCTACAAGGTGTATAACGATACCAATGGGTTTTTTGCACAAGAGTTTAAAATATCTGCATATCCTACTACTTTTATATACAACAAAAACAAAGAACTAGTTTTTAGTGAAGTTGGATTTACAAGTACTTTTGGGCTTTGGCTTAGAATGTGGTGGGCTGGAATATAA
- a CDS encoding HD domain-containing phosphohydrolase, with protein MNNSKYRVLIVDDVEENLKLVATILQKVGFETKVATDGLTALRLAKENQYDLILLDIMMPIMDGIQTCKYLKSEQKTASIPIIFLTASNDKETLTKAYSAGGVDYIKKPFFKEELLARVNLHIELKDYEKNLEHKVEEKTKEIADTQIKLMYTLGSIAEGHSKETELHVQRVAEFSHKLALLYGMEEKEAAILKNASSLHDIGKIGVTDNILHKPSSLSNEEYKVMMHHTTLGSDMLSKSELPLFKVAAIVCIQHHEKYDGTGYPNGLKGEDIHIYGRIVAIADVFDALSFRRSYKDGWTQEKVLGYIKEMSGKHFDPKLVDIFFKNIEEFLKIYNQELEKTITEIPHKSNMDKVISWLLNNR; from the coding sequence ATGAATAATTCTAAATATAGAGTTTTAATAGTCGATGACGTAGAAGAAAATCTAAAACTTGTAGCTACTATCTTACAAAAAGTTGGATTTGAAACCAAAGTTGCAACAGATGGTCTAACAGCTCTAAGACTTGCTAAAGAGAATCAATACGATCTTATTTTGCTTGATATAATGATGCCAATAATGGATGGAATCCAAACTTGTAAGTACCTAAAATCTGAACAAAAAACAGCATCTATTCCTATAATATTTTTAACTGCTAGTAATGATAAAGAAACACTAACAAAAGCATATAGTGCTGGTGGTGTTGATTATATAAAAAAACCTTTTTTTAAAGAAGAGCTTTTAGCTCGTGTAAATCTACATATTGAACTTAAAGATTATGAGAAAAATCTTGAACATAAAGTAGAAGAAAAAACTAAAGAAATAGCTGATACTCAGATAAAACTTATGTACACTCTAGGCTCCATTGCTGAGGGTCACTCAAAAGAGACGGAACTTCATGTACAAAGAGTTGCAGAGTTTTCACATAAATTAGCACTCTTGTATGGCATGGAAGAAAAAGAAGCAGCTATTTTAAAAAATGCATCTTCACTTCACGATATTGGTAAAATAGGCGTTACAGACAATATCTTACATAAACCAAGTTCCTTATCTAATGAAGAGTATAAAGTGATGATGCACCATACTACTTTAGGTAGTGATATGCTTTCAAAATCAGAATTACCACTATTTAAAGTAGCGGCTATTGTATGCATACAGCATCATGAAAAATATGATGGCACTGGTTATCCAAATGGATTAAAAGGCGAAGACATTCATATATATGGTCGAATAGTAGCTATTGCAGATGTATTTGATGCCTTATCTTTTAGACGATCATACAAAGACGGTTGGACACAAGAAAAAGTACTTGGTTATATTAAAGAGATGAGTGGTAAACATTTTGATCCAAAGCTTGTAGATATTTTTTTTAAAAACATTGAAGAGTTTTTAAAAATATACAATCAAGAATTAGAAAAAACTATAACTGAAATCCCTCATAAAAGCAATATGGATAAAGTGATAAGTTGGCTTTTAAATAACAGATAA